CCACTTTGCTGCGAGCAATTCTGTAGGGATACGATCCTTGGCCAATTGTAGAAGGTGACGCGAGTTTATGCCACCCGGAGGGCTAGATTGTCGGCTGGTTTGCAAGTGAAGAGACGTTTGTTTCCATGGAACGGTTAGCAGGTCGGGCAAGAAAGCAGAAGGCCGGGCTGATGTGCCCGGCCTTTTGCGAAGCGATTGCGATGGGTGCGGAGGAGTCGATCTACCGGTCTCGGCAGGATTTCGCCGTTCTCGGCGGTTGACAGTCAATGCAGCCACAAAGCCGAACCATGCCAACTGCGGATCAGGGTCAACCTCGCCTGCGTTAGAAGATCTTCAGGTGGATGGTCAGGTACTTCTTGGGGTCCTTGCGGATGGTCGTGACGAGGTTTGTGCTCTCGGAGAGCAGCTTATTCAGATTGGTATAGGCCTCATCGTCGGTGGCGAGTTTGCCAAGAGTACCCTTGCCGCTGCTGACTCCAGCCACCAACGTGTTGACCTGGGTGAGAGTATCGCTCAATTCGCTGCGAAACTTCGGGTCCTTCAACATCAGGCCGAGAGCGCCCTTGCCAGCGTCGGCGTCCGACATGATGGAGTTGGCGTGGACGAGCGTGGAGTTGAGGTTGTTGTAGAGGGTCTCATCCTTGAGCAGTTTGCCGGCTGTGCCCTGTCCCTTATCGAGGCCGGAGACGATATTGTCGAGCTTGCCCAGAGTGGCGTTGAGGCGGTTGTAGAGAGCGTCGTCGCTGATCAGCTTGCCGATCGTGCCGCGTCCCTGGTTCAGATTGTTCGTGAGCGTGTTCAGCTCACTCACAGTGGCGTTGGCCCTGTTATACAGACCGGGATCGTTAATGAGCATGCCGATCGAGCCCTTGCCGGACTGGAGGTTGTCGACGATATTATTTGCCTTGGCGAGGATGACGTTGAGGCTTTCGAGCGTGCCCTGGCTTGCCTTCACGACGTCGGTGAGGCTCGGCGTCTCGAGCGTCTTCAACTCGTCGCCATCCTGGAGCATTGGTCCCGTCGCGTACTGGCTATTGATGTCGACGACAGTGTCTCCCAGCACGCCGAGAGTGGAGAGCGCGGCCTTCGAGTCCTTGTGAAGGCCTTTCTGATACTTTCCATCGATCTTCATCGTGACTTCGACTGGCGTCAGATGGCGCTGGGGGTCGGTGACTACATTGACGGCCTTGACCGTTCCGATGGTGACGCCTTGCAGATTGACCGGAGCTCCGACCTTGAGGGCTGCGGAGTTTTCAAAGTAAGTGGTGATCGTCAGCTTGTGCGAGAAGACACCCAACCCAGAGGAACTGGTGATGAGAAAGAGGAGCGTCGTCAGGATGACTACAGCGATGAGGACAATTACGCCAACCTTCAATTGTGACCATCGAACTTCCTGCTGGCTTGGCATATCTCCCCTTATATCCTGCTGTGGTCTGCGTCCTAAAGCGAAATCGTACTCACGGCTTCCGCGGCTCTCGATCGCGCGGCGAATGTTTGATCAAAGCTGCCCCGGGCAAACTTTAGCTTTGAGCTGAATCGGAGAATGAGCAGTTTCGTCTTTTCAGCGAGGATACACGAGTGTCGAGACATCCTGGAGAAGCTTCAACTGGGTGCGCCGTTCCAATATGGATGCCGAAATTCGAATGGAGGTTTCAAAAGTGCGGCGTTTGGCGGGGCGGAAGGAGAGTGTCGTACTCAGTCTTCGAGCACGACCACGGCCATGGCGACGTCACGGCTATGGGTGAGGGTCAACGCAGCTGTTCGTACGCCGAGTTTCAAAGCGCGTTCGCGGGCGCGGCCCGTCCAGTGCAGAGTGGGCTTGCCGCTGAGCTCGCGACGCACTTCGATCTCCGGCCAGGAGATGCCGTGGCTGATGCCGGTGCCCAGTGCTTTCGCCCCAGCCTCTTTCGCAGCAAACCGCGCGGCGAAGCTTTCGGCTGCATTGCGCTTTCTCTGGCAGTAGGCGATCTCTTCGGGAGTGAAGACGCGGCGGAGGAAGCGAGTGCCGAATCGGTCGATACTCTTTGCCACGCGCGCAATCTCGATCAGATCGGAACCGAGGCCAACTACCATTTATCTCTCCCGCCGGGTCTTGCCCAGTCTGTCATGTGACCTATGTACCTGAAAACAGCTTCACGAGGACCGCATCGGGGTCCGATGAACAGTCTAACGGCCAAGCAGACAGAGCCGGGAAGGAAGCTCAGCGAATGCAGGTTCTTGACATCCAGGGCTACAGTTATGAACCGAGCGAGGGCCTGCTCCGCACCCTCAATCGTAGCCTCGTCACCTCTGGTGGATGGATCATCGACCGGAGGCCCATCTCCTCAACGAACTACGAGTTCACTCTCGAGATCGAACTGCGCTTCGTGCTGGATCTCTACGCCGGAGTGATCGCTTCGGGCGTGGAACTGACCCGGGCCAACCACCTGGCATTCACTGATCTCTGCACCTGCAGGCTGCACCTGCGGGGCAGCAGCGAGCTTCGTCAGATCATCGGCATCCGGCTCGAGGTTTGCTTTCTAAGTCAGCAGGGCTCGAACGCCCTACTGCACCCCGGCTATAGCGTTGCTTGAAGCAGCCCTACAAAGCAGAGATCACGATGATGACGACGAGAGCACCCAGCAAGAGGCTCCGCTTGTCCGTGATCGCATAGACGACCGGATCTTCATCGAGCTCGCCGCGCGATGCGAGCAGCCAGAGGCGGCTGATCCACAAGAGCAGGACAGGCAGCAGCAGCCATAGTCGCGTGGTGTGCGTGTAGAGCGGCTCTGCGTTCAGGCCGGAGATGTACTGCGTCAGGACGAAGACGGAGACGTAACCGCTGGCTGAACCGAAGCTACGAAGCTGTTCGATGTCGGAGATGAGGTAGCCGCGACCGTTTGCTGGAGCTGCTCCCCGAAGTCTCAAACTTTCAAGTTCCGCAAAACGTTTGACGAAGGCGAGCGAGAGGAAGAAGAAGATGCTGAACGCCGCCAGCCATGGCGAGATGGGAATGCCCGTGGCAGCTGCGCCCGCGATGATGCGGATCGTATAAAGGCCCGAGAGCACGATGACATCAACCAGCACCATGCGCTTCAGGGAGAAAGAGTATGCCGACGTGGTGACCGCGTAGATGCACAGCCACATCACGAACTTGTAGGGCGCCAACAGGGTTTGTGACGAATCAATCAGGGTAACGATGTTGGGCAGCAGGAAAGCGAGTGTGAAGGCTGCAAGAAGAAACAGGACGACCACGGCGACGCCCTTGATCGCTGAGAGATCTCCGGACGCAAAGGGCCGACGGCGCTTCTTCAGGTGCTTGCGGTCAGCTTCGATATCCAGAAGATCGTTGACGATGTAGGTGCCGGAAGCGCAGAGGCCAAAGCTGAGGAAGGCAACCAGTGTCCCGGTAATGAGGCCGCCGTTCCAGCGGTGCGCGAGCAGTAGCGGCAGGAAGATAAGGATGTTCTTCGACCACTGATGCAGCCGGATCGCCTTCAACCATGCCTTTAGTGTGGACGCCTTGTCGATGAAGCTGCGGACAGGCGTGACCTTCGCGCTGCGAAGGCCTGCTTTGAGTCCAGCCGTGGGATTGGCGACCATGGGTGCCTGGCAGTGGGTCAGCAGTGGAATGTCCGGCGAAGCGTTGCCGATGTAGCAGAAGTTGTCGCCGAAGCGGTCGCGGAAGGCAGCCAGCTTATTTTTGCCGGCAAGGTTCACGGCTCCGTCGGAAGCGAGAACCCCTGTAAAGAGGCCGAGATGATCGGCAACGCGCTCGGCGAGAGCCTTGTCCGCGGCAGTGGCCAGGTAGATCGCTCTTCCTGTCGCGTGCTCCTGCTCGAGGAACTGAATCAGCTCGCGGTTGTAGGGAAGATGGGTTACGTCGAGCGTAACGGCTGAAGTGATGTGCTTCTTGAGCGCGGCCTTGCCTTGCATGAGCCATCCCGGCAGCTGAAGCAGGGCTTGCGGCTTCTGACGCGCGAGCGCCAGTGTGGAGTCGACCAGGGTGTCGGATTTCACGAGGGTGCCATCGAGGTCGACGCAGAGCGCGACATCGAGCGGTAACGCCAGACCATCGACGATCGTTGCTTCAGGGAGTAACGCCGTGGGTGTGTCCATGGGGATCGACATATCCTTTCGGGGTTCTGGGGCTGACTTACCTTATTATCGTCTATCTGTTGCTCTTACGGACGATTTTGGGGCGTGCAACTTCAAGGTCAGCGCCCGTGGATCTGTCACCACTGATGGGTTGCGAAGCCGACCTTGAGAAAGAATCCTGCAAGCGCGGCAAGCACCAGGGCAATCGTAAGAGGCAATGCCGACGAGGCGAACCGCTTGCGTGCCGCGCCTACCAGGAGCAGCAACAACCATGCAAGCAGCATGAAGAGGATGCCATCCCAGGCGAAACTTCTTGCTCCGGATAACTGAGTCTCTATGTGAAAAGGGTGATAAAAGACGCCGCCGATGACATCCAGCAGGAGAAACAGCGAGAATTCCGCAACGATGGCAAGAAGCTTTTTCATAGATGACTTCCGAGCTGACTCTGTTTCCAAGAAAGTTGGACGTCAAGAGATGGGAGATTACTGCACGGTGGACTCGAAGATGTGGAAGCGGTGCTCCAGTTGCCATTGCTGACTTGCTTTATCGCTATTCTTCAGGAACTCGCCGCATTTGCCCTTCGGCTCGTCTGCTCCAATCGGTTGACCGGCGCAGGCAGCGACGACCGCGGTGAAGCGGTCGTTCTGCTGCCAGAGGCTGTCGCCAGCGAGGAAGCTGTGCTCGAGGCCGGTACGCACCATGGTCTTCAGCTCGGTGTAGCTCAGCCCGTACTCCATGGCTGCCCGGGTGTACTCGTGCGTCATGTCGATGCGGCTCACGCCTTCGTCGTCCGTAGAGAGGGCGACTGGTACGTGCGCCGCGAGATAGTCAGGCAGCGGGTGGAATGGAGCTTCAATGCCCAGGATGCCGTCATTCGAGGTCAGGTTGATCTCCGCCATGATGTGGCGGTCTGCCATCTCCTTGAGCAGCGCTTGCGGGTCGTCCTCGTACATGACATCGACCCCGTGGCCGATGCGCTCTGCATGGCCAAGGTCGATCGCCTCGCGGATATGGAAGCGAAGTCCCTCGGGCGGAACCAGGCCGGGTGCGAGCTCGCCGGCGTGCAGGCTGATGTGGACCTTGGGATAGACCGAGTGGAGATAGTCGAGTATCCGCATCTGGCGGCGATACTCGCTCATTGCCATGTAGTCGTCCTCTGGCTGGACGAAGTTCAGGCCCACCACGTTGGAGTCGGCGGACGCGACCTCGAATCCCAGCAGCGTCTGCGCAAAGACCTGCTGCGGAGAGTTCGAACGGAGGATCTGATAGAGGAAACGGATGGTGACCGAGCATCCAGCCTTTGCGTCGGGCTGACCGCAGTGCTCGATCTGGTTGCGGTCGGCGAGAGCGTCCGCGTACTCGCGCCGGTCAGTGGCCACTTCATCCCGCAATCCGGCAGCGAGCAACTGATCGCGCAGCTTGCTGAGTTCCGCCGGGGACGTTCCTGTAACGTCGTCTTCGGCGGTGACACGTGCTGAAGCGGGTCGCGCCGGCCAGCCCGCTTGATAGCCCAACTTCGCGGCTGCGGAGAAACTGGGGGTTTCCATGATCTCCAGATACTGCTCGTTCTGAGCGGAGGCGCGAGTCGCAACCTCATCCAGCCACTCTCCAAGATGATTCTTCTCGACGCCTCCGAAGCGGCCGAAGGTATCGAAGAACTGGTCGTGGCCACTCCTGCCGCTGACCGGCACAAAGCTGCGCATGGAGAAGGTGTCGATCAGCGACTTGTACAGCTCTTGATTCTTGAAAGCGTCCGCTGCGGGAACCGAGCCCTCCGCGCACACTGCTTGCGCCGGCAGGCCTTTGGAAGTTCCGACGTTCTTCTCGAACTTCATCTTTGAAAGGTTCACACACAACAGATCAGCGGCTGCGTCGCGAAGAAACGTCTCCGCGTAGATGGCACCCGAGAGATGCATGTGCAGGTCCGCCCCCTTCGGCATCCGTTCAATCAGCGCGTGTAGCGCGAGTGGATTCTTGCGCGTCGCCTCAAGCGTTCGGGAGGTCTTTTGTTCCAGCGGCGTCGACGCACTGTTCTGTCCCAGGACGGATGTCCCGATGGCTGCGGTCCCAAGTGATAGAGAGAGAAGAGCGAGGCGGATGACGCGAGGCATGAGTTGTCCTTTTGCGGGCAGACGTCGTAATTCAGAGTTGCGGTCGGTGACCTGAGGAACGGATGGCACCAGAATACCCGACGACTGGCCTGGCGAGTACCCCAGGACAGAGTTTGGCGGCGAGGCGTTCCGTTGCTATACTGAAGAAGTCGTTTGGGCCGCTTGCGTGCACAGCGGTCAGCTACTCTGTCCTATCCCCAACAGGCAGGCTGGTTTTACAGACGCAGAGAATGTGTGCGGGCGACCTTGGCGGCCCCGCGACACTCGTTGTTTTACACATCAGCCAAGGCCAGATAGCTCAGTGGTAGAGCGCGGCCCTGAAAAGGCCGGCGTCGGCGGTTCGATCCCGTCTCTGGCCACCACTTCGAATCAACGACTTACGAGCTGGTCGCAGAAGCGCTTCACTCTAGGGGCAAGCCTGATTTTCGCCCTAAGTTGCTTATTTTGAATAACATATTTTTTGGGCACTCAAAGGGCTGGCGTCTAAGACTGCACTTTCTAAGTAATTCATTTTGAGGGACTTATCGAACCCCCAAAATCGCAACCGTTCACAGACACATATAAGACACATTTCTGGTACGGCACAGGCAGTTTCATGCCCAATTCATCGGGGTTTTGTGCGTTCCGGGCGAGACACTTTTCGATTTCTTTGGCCTTTTTCAAATTGAGCAGGTCTTGAACGATGACTTTCATCCAACGCGGAAGCGCTTGCCGGCCCTGCTGCAGGTTATGCCGAATTGAGCTGGCTTGCTGAGGATGAGTGAGTGCCTTGCGGAGGCGGGTGGTCCTCGCCATAGATGGCGTGGGAGAGCAGGACATGATCGCCCGCCACATGGCAAGGCAGGATGTGCTGATCGTGGCCATGCCGAAGCGGAAACAGAGCGCGGAGTTCGAACCTTCAGTCGCAGCAATCGACCGCTCGAGCGCGTTGACCGTGGGGGTTGGCTACGCGGGAGTAGCCGTAGCCCTTATTCACGCCCACGGTTTCGTGGACGCATGTCGCGGTCTGATGGATAGGGAAGAGAATGGATTTGGACTGGCTCTCGTAGACACGGTTAGAGTGAATGACGAGAGTAGACAGTTGGAAGGCAGGACGGTCGGACATAGGCCTCTCCTTTGAGAGCGGAGCACGAATAGCGTATGGCTGGATGATTGCGCTTAGCCTCAGCCGGCCGCTCAGAAAAGAGAGAGTCTACCTGTCTTTTTATGGCTTGATGCCATCGGGGTACGCACGGCCATAACGTTTCGTGCAATGCACGGGAAGTTATTTTGAGTCATGTCGGATTGCGTTCCTTCTGTATGATCACCAATTCCATCGCTGCGCTGCAATAGCGCCTGCCAAGAACGAAGGCCCGCTCGAGCTGCAAGCGGGCCTTGCAGGATCGGTTGGGTTGGCGGACCGCTACACTGTTCCGGGTTTGAGGACCTGTTGCAGTGCTCTTCTCGCCTTGTCGTTTTCCGCAGCAGTTCCGATCGTGATGCGAACCCAGTTGTTATACGGGGGAAAGGCGCGCGCGATTTGAATGCCGCGGTCTAGCATCGGCTTAGCAACGTCGTCATGGGGTCGGCCCGCGTCGAAGAAGATGAAGTTGGCTCCGGAATTGGTATGCGGCAGATGAAGCTGCTCTAGAAGGGCGAGCCACTTCTTCCGTTCGCTGGCGACGGTCGCGCGAACGGTCTCGACGTGCTGCTTGTCCGCGAGCGCGGCTGAGGCTGCCGCCATGTTCAGACGCCCAAGGGATTCGGCATCGCCCAGCCCCTGCCCGCGCAACGTTGCCCCGAGCTTCTTCGGAACAAGCGTGTAGCCGATGGGCAGGCCTGCGAGGCCGTGAATCTTATCGAACGTGCGAAAGACGAGAACGTTTGCGCCATCGCGTACGAGCGACACGGCAGACCTTGCCTCGAAGTCCTGCGTGAACTCCAGATAGGCTTCATCCACGATGACCGGTGCCTGCTTTGAAGCTTCACCGAGAAAGGCCTTGAAGGCGTGGCTATCGCTGACCGTGCCAGTTGGGTTGTGAGGGTTGATGAGGTAGATGGCGCGGGTTTTTGCGCTTACCTTTGACTGCAAGGCGACAAGGTCGTTCTCATACCTCTCATTGAGAGGGACAGGAACACCTACTCCGCCAACGTGAGAAGCTGCGTCGATCAGGGCGAGGTAGCCGGGGGTCGAGTAGATGAACTCGCCTCCCGGGCCGCCGTCGCTTCCGAGGTAGAGGCCCAACGCTCCGAGGATCTCGCCGAGTACAACCTGATCTGCGTCGATGCGTTCGTAGGCCGCGATCTGTTCGGTGAGGTCCTGTGCTGCCTTGTTGTCGCCGTAACGGGAGAGGCGTGATAGCTCCCGTTGAATTGCTGGAGCTACGTTCGCTGAAGCCCCGAAGGCATTCTCGTTGAGATTGAGATGCACGAGATCCTCGTGACCTCGTGCATCTGGAAGAGCTTCTGCTCCGTTTGTAAAGATGCCGGCGGCGAGCGCAAGGCCGGAGGTCTTTAGAAGGGACCTGCGTGTCAAAGATTCCATGATTCTTCTTTCCTTCTTTGTTGTTTAGAATCCGATGCGCAAGCCTAGTTGGAGGTAGCGTGGGAAGTTCGACTGGGTTGTGATCTTGCCGAAGTTGGCGCTGCCGAAGGCCGTGTTTGGACCCGCGAAGTAAGGAGTGTTGAAGGCATTGAAGGCCTGGGCACGGAACTGTAGGTTGGCGCGATCGCGGATGGGAACGCTCTTGAACAGGGAGATGTCCCAGTTCTCTAATCCCGGACCGCGGAGCGATGTGGTGCGCGGAGCATCACCAAACGTGTAGGCAGCCGAGGTGGTGAAGGCCGCCGGATTGATGTATCCGTTTAAGCGGTCGTAGAGACTGCCTTTGGTCCCGAGCGACGTTCCGCGAACCAGGTTTGGACGCTGCACCCCGTTGCCGGCGATGGAACTGTTGGGATTGCTAGTCTGACGGATGGAG
This Granulicella aggregans DNA region includes the following protein-coding sequences:
- a CDS encoding pyridoxal phosphate-dependent aminotransferase, coding for MESLTRRSLLKTSGLALAAGIFTNGAEALPDARGHEDLVHLNLNENAFGASANVAPAIQRELSRLSRYGDNKAAQDLTEQIAAYERIDADQVVLGEILGALGLYLGSDGGPGGEFIYSTPGYLALIDAASHVGGVGVPVPLNERYENDLVALQSKVSAKTRAIYLINPHNPTGTVSDSHAFKAFLGEASKQAPVIVDEAYLEFTQDFEARSAVSLVRDGANVLVFRTFDKIHGLAGLPIGYTLVPKKLGATLRGQGLGDAESLGRLNMAAASAALADKQHVETVRATVASERKKWLALLEQLHLPHTNSGANFIFFDAGRPHDDVAKPMLDRGIQIARAFPPYNNWVRITIGTAAENDKARRALQQVLKPGTV
- the acpS gene encoding holo-ACP synthase, with the protein product MVVGLGSDLIEIARVAKSIDRFGTRFLRRVFTPEEIAYCQRKRNAAESFAARFAAKEAGAKALGTGISHGISWPEIEVRRELSGKPTLHWTGRARERALKLGVRTAALTLTHSRDVAMAVVVLED
- a CDS encoding MlaD family protein, coding for MPSQQEVRWSQLKVGVIVLIAVVILTTLLFLITSSSGLGVFSHKLTITTYFENSAALKVGAPVNLQGVTIGTVKAVNVVTDPQRHLTPVEVTMKIDGKYQKGLHKDSKAALSTLGVLGDTVVDINSQYATGPMLQDGDELKTLETPSLTDVVKASQGTLESLNVILAKANNIVDNLQSGKGSIGMLINDPGLYNRANATVSELNTLTNNLNQGRGTIGKLISDDALYNRLNATLGKLDNIVSGLDKGQGTAGKLLKDETLYNNLNSTLVHANSIMSDADAGKGALGLMLKDPKFRSELSDTLTQVNTLVAGVSSGKGTLGKLATDDEAYTNLNKLLSESTNLVTTIRKDPKKYLTIHLKIF
- a CDS encoding UbiA family prenyltransferase, which gives rise to MDTPTALLPEATIVDGLALPLDVALCVDLDGTLVKSDTLVDSTLALARQKPQALLQLPGWLMQGKAALKKHITSAVTLDVTHLPYNRELIQFLEQEHATGRAIYLATAADKALAERVADHLGLFTGVLASDGAVNLAGKNKLAAFRDRFGDNFCYIGNASPDIPLLTHCQAPMVANPTAGLKAGLRSAKVTPVRSFIDKASTLKAWLKAIRLHQWSKNILIFLPLLLAHRWNGGLITGTLVAFLSFGLCASGTYIVNDLLDIEADRKHLKKRRRPFASGDLSAIKGVAVVVLFLLAAFTLAFLLPNIVTLIDSSQTLLAPYKFVMWLCIYAVTTSAYSFSLKRMVLVDVIVLSGLYTIRIIAGAAATGIPISPWLAAFSIFFFLSLAFVKRFAELESLRLRGAAPANGRGYLISDIEQLRSFGSASGYVSVFVLTQYISGLNAEPLYTHTTRLWLLLPVLLLWISRLWLLASRGELDEDPVVYAITDKRSLLLGALVVIIVISAL
- a CDS encoding adenosine deaminase family protein, with translation MPRVIRLALLSLSLGTAAIGTSVLGQNSASTPLEQKTSRTLEATRKNPLALHALIERMPKGADLHMHLSGAIYAETFLRDAAADLLCVNLSKMKFEKNVGTSKGLPAQAVCAEGSVPAADAFKNQELYKSLIDTFSMRSFVPVSGRSGHDQFFDTFGRFGGVEKNHLGEWLDEVATRASAQNEQYLEIMETPSFSAAAKLGYQAGWPARPASARVTAEDDVTGTSPAELSKLRDQLLAAGLRDEVATDRREYADALADRNQIEHCGQPDAKAGCSVTIRFLYQILRSNSPQQVFAQTLLGFEVASADSNVVGLNFVQPEDDYMAMSEYRRQMRILDYLHSVYPKVHISLHAGELAPGLVPPEGLRFHIREAIDLGHAERIGHGVDVMYEDDPQALLKEMADRHIMAEINLTSNDGILGIEAPFHPLPDYLAAHVPVALSTDDEGVSRIDMTHEYTRAAMEYGLSYTELKTMVRTGLEHSFLAGDSLWQQNDRFTAVVAACAGQPIGADEPKGKCGEFLKNSDKASQQWQLEHRFHIFESTVQ